In the Panulirus ornatus isolate Po-2019 chromosome 57, ASM3632096v1, whole genome shotgun sequence genome, one interval contains:
- the LOC139766418 gene encoding uncharacterized protein isoform X9: protein MYLNCSITAETLHLNTRIFIVYICNSTTWATDISISVTISVAYFILFIHDYPGESFASRKIVLLYNLRVFLHGSVVLYAGESFTSRKIVVLYNLRVFLHGRVLYFMLGRALPPGR, encoded by the exons ATGTATCTGAACTGCAGCATCACTGCTGAGACACTGCACTTGAACACAAGAATTTTTATCGTTTACATCTGTAACAGCACCACTTGGGCCACTGATATAAGCATATCAGTGACAATTAGTGTTGCTTACTTCATACTGTTCATTCATGATT ATCCTGGGGAGAGCTTTGCCTCCAGGAAGATAGTACTGTTAT aTAACCTAAGAGTTTTCCTTCATGGCAGTGTTGTACTTT ACGCTGGGGAGAGCTTTACCTCCCGGAAGATAGTAGTGTTAT ATAACCTAAGAGTTTTCCTTCATGGCAGAGTGTTGTACTTT ATGCTGGGGAGAGCTTTGCCTCCAGGAAGATAG